The Verrucomicrobiota bacterium genome includes a region encoding these proteins:
- a CDS encoding isochorismate synthase: MEYLPISNYGGQDNPAGLVTFLKDCQKRSIEVGKPQLVNISLDVFHIDPLAVLEAVYESASQHFFLENPGLDESIAAIEQVMQTTAEGPGRFEAIKDWATGLLDQTIFTGNTDSPYCGIHFFCAFNFFDEGQDVTGFPAAQAFVPIWQVSKKDQYSLAIANCMIDADTPVEMIAKKILGAHQRFASFPYQNRGIDSKPTKIEIKLNAEAGGSDSFELSVFKATEAIREGEFEKIVLARALDFKSEENLNPMRFLERLRNRFQSCYTFSYSAGVEGTFLGSTPELLIRVKDGRLRADAIAGSRGRGDSATIDAALGADLLKDDKDAREHQSVVTSITNRLQSLGLEPEVPNRPRLLKLPNVQHLFTPIEASLPKELHILDVIKVLHPTPAVGGTPRERACGKISDYESFVRGPYAGPVGWFDALGDGEFIVGIRSGILRENTLRLFSGAGIVRGSEPKSEKDETDLKFNAMRQTMD, encoded by the coding sequence ATGGAGTATCTACCGATAAGTAATTACGGGGGGCAGGATAACCCCGCAGGTTTGGTAACATTCTTGAAAGACTGTCAAAAGCGCTCGATCGAAGTTGGTAAACCGCAACTGGTAAATATTTCGCTCGACGTATTCCACATCGATCCGCTCGCCGTTTTGGAGGCGGTTTATGAGTCGGCGAGTCAGCATTTCTTTTTAGAAAACCCAGGGTTGGATGAATCGATTGCTGCCATCGAACAGGTCATGCAGACAACCGCGGAAGGTCCTGGACGTTTTGAAGCCATAAAGGACTGGGCTACGGGATTGTTGGACCAAACTATTTTTACGGGAAATACGGACTCTCCTTACTGTGGTATCCACTTTTTCTGTGCCTTTAATTTCTTTGATGAAGGTCAGGATGTGACAGGCTTTCCTGCCGCTCAGGCTTTCGTTCCTATTTGGCAGGTGAGTAAGAAAGACCAATACAGTTTGGCTATTGCCAACTGTATGATCGATGCAGATACCCCGGTCGAGATGATCGCTAAAAAGATCCTGGGAGCGCATCAGCGTTTTGCCTCATTTCCCTATCAGAATAGGGGCATTGATTCCAAGCCGACCAAGATTGAAATAAAACTGAATGCCGAAGCAGGAGGAAGTGACTCCTTTGAACTGTCGGTATTCAAGGCAACGGAGGCTATAAGAGAAGGAGAATTCGAAAAGATCGTTTTAGCCCGTGCATTGGATTTTAAGAGTGAGGAAAATCTCAATCCCATGCGTTTTCTTGAACGGCTGCGGAATCGTTTCCAGAGTTGTTACACCTTTTCTTATTCAGCCGGTGTGGAAGGAACATTTCTCGGTTCAACTCCAGAGTTATTAATTAGAGTTAAGGATGGTCGCTTAAGAGCCGATGCTATCGCTGGTTCTCGAGGTCGGGGTGATTCCGCAACGATCGATGCTGCCTTGGGTGCGGATTTGCTTAAGGACGACAAGGATGCGCGGGAGCATCAATCCGTGGTTACTTCCATTACCAATCGGCTGCAAAGTCTTGGGCTTGAGCCCGAAGTTCCAAACCGTCCGCGTTTACTCAAGTTGCCCAATGTTCAGCACCTCTTTACGCCCATTGAGGCGTCCTTGCCAAAAGAATTGCATATTCTTGATGTGATTAAAGTACTTCACCCGACGCCAGCTGTTGGTGGAACTCCACGTGAACGTGCCTGTGGGAAAATAAGTGATTATGAATCGTTTGTGCGTGGGCCCTATGCCGGACCGGTTGGTTGGTTCGATGCACTAGGTGATGGTGAATT
- the metG gene encoding methionine--tRNA ligase: MKSFYITTAIDYANGSPHLGHAYEKVLTDVVARFRRAQGDSVYFLTGLDEHGQKVQQSAAKQGVSPQAFVDSVASEFQLLCENLNISNDAYIRTTQDHHKQVVRDIQQLLFDKGEIYKGEYNGFYSARQEQFLQEKDRNEDGSWPEIFGEVSEIAEENYYFKLSQYQDWLVGFLQENEDFIFPKFRQKQVLEFLKEPLNDLCISRPKSRLEWGIPIPFDEDYVTYVWFDALINYLTASNFMEGDTSRWPADYHVIGKDILIPAHSIYWPIMLKACDIPLPRHLLVHGFWTSSGSKMSKSTGNTVNALDLAEKFGVDSFRYFVTREMNVGQDSDFSEEQYLRRYTSDLGNDLGNLVSRIQNMVTRYNCGLIPTAEVEEVEEKELKELWAETAIKVLNLGEGFQFHQSLEETFQFIRAINRYIEQRAPWKLAKSEEAADKALLQTSLAVISEGLRLASIVLSPVMPSISARILELLGSDPVDVFEGNLVWDFRLEGKSVGEKTILFPRPEK; this comes from the coding sequence ATGAAATCGTTCTACATTACTACCGCTATTGATTACGCCAATGGCTCTCCTCACCTGGGTCATGCCTATGAAAAGGTTTTGACCGACGTGGTGGCTCGCTTTCGCCGGGCACAAGGTGATTCGGTTTATTTCCTTACCGGATTGGATGAACACGGGCAAAAAGTGCAACAAAGTGCTGCGAAACAAGGGGTTTCGCCTCAGGCGTTTGTAGATTCCGTTGCCAGCGAGTTTCAGCTTCTTTGTGAGAATCTGAATATCTCAAATGACGCTTACATTCGTACTACTCAGGACCATCACAAGCAAGTGGTTCGTGATATCCAGCAATTGCTCTTCGACAAAGGTGAAATATACAAAGGCGAATATAATGGTTTCTACAGTGCTCGGCAGGAGCAATTTTTACAGGAAAAGGACCGAAACGAAGACGGGAGCTGGCCGGAAATATTTGGTGAAGTCTCAGAAATTGCTGAAGAGAATTACTACTTTAAACTGAGCCAGTACCAGGATTGGCTGGTTGGGTTCTTGCAGGAAAATGAAGACTTCATCTTCCCGAAATTTAGGCAAAAGCAAGTTCTTGAGTTTCTTAAAGAGCCCCTGAATGACCTTTGCATTTCCAGGCCCAAGTCTCGGTTGGAGTGGGGGATTCCCATCCCATTTGATGAAGACTACGTTACCTATGTGTGGTTCGATGCACTGATAAACTATTTAACAGCTTCCAACTTTATGGAAGGCGACACATCGCGTTGGCCTGCGGACTATCATGTTATTGGTAAGGACATTCTTATACCGGCTCATAGTATCTACTGGCCAATTATGTTAAAGGCCTGCGATATTCCCTTGCCCAGACATTTGTTGGTGCACGGATTTTGGACGAGTTCCGGTTCGAAAATGTCCAAGTCTACAGGCAACACGGTGAATGCCCTGGATCTGGCCGAAAAGTTTGGCGTGGATTCTTTTCGTTATTTTGTAACCCGCGAAATGAATGTTGGGCAGGATAGTGATTTTTCTGAAGAACAATATTTGAGGAGGTACACAAGTGATCTGGGCAATGACCTCGGCAACCTGGTTAGTCGTATCCAGAATATGGTAACGCGCTACAACTGCGGCCTGATCCCTACGGCGGAAGTTGAAGAAGTTGAAGAAAAAGAATTGAAGGAACTCTGGGCGGAAACGGCAATTAAAGTTCTCAATTTGGGCGAAGGTTTTCAGTTTCACCAGTCCCTGGAAGAGACGTTTCAATTTATTCGCGCAATCAATCGCTACATCGAGCAAAGAGCTCCCTGGAAACTTGCCAAATCGGAAGAAGCCGCGGACAAGGCCTTGTTACAAACGTCGTTGGCAGTTATTTCAGAAGGGCTTCGTCTTGCATCGATCGTCCTCAGCCCGGTTATGCCAAGTATCAGTGCGAGGATTCTTGAGTTGTTGGGTTCTGATCCCGTAGACGTTTTTGAAGGAAACCTCGTTTGGGATTTTCGACTGGAAGGTAAGTCGGTTGGTGAAAAGACCATCCTTTTTCCTCGACCTGAAAAGTAG
- the ispH gene encoding 4-hydroxy-3-methylbut-2-enyl diphosphate reductase, which translates to MKVIRSQSAGFCWGVERAIDIAAKFADEGRHPVYTDGPLIHNKQMMEKLTQKGIREVGDYQSTTAVKVSHKEEDEPIMVVRAHGISPERRKYLKSLDMEFRDATCPDVGIIAGKIRMHAKKDFSTVIFGDPKHPEVMGLMGYTEGKGHVIQSTEDIDQLPTMDKVCLVSQSTMFTHEFHELSVYLKGNYPDAVVIDTICGATKERQTGVVELAAQGAEAIVVIGGKHSANTRKLALLAKQQKLPTYHIETWDDLDIEEIMNFQTVGVTAGASTPDFIIDDVCTKLEAV; encoded by the coding sequence ATGAAAGTAATTCGATCACAAAGCGCCGGTTTCTGCTGGGGAGTGGAGCGCGCCATCGACATTGCCGCCAAATTTGCAGATGAGGGGCGACACCCTGTGTATACAGACGGTCCGCTGATCCATAATAAGCAAATGATGGAAAAACTCACCCAAAAGGGTATTCGTGAGGTTGGAGATTACCAGAGTACTACTGCCGTAAAAGTCTCTCACAAGGAGGAGGACGAACCTATCATGGTTGTTCGTGCGCACGGCATTTCTCCAGAACGTCGTAAATACCTGAAAAGCCTCGACATGGAATTTCGCGACGCCACTTGCCCGGATGTGGGAATCATTGCCGGAAAGATTCGCATGCACGCAAAAAAAGATTTTTCCACCGTGATTTTTGGCGATCCAAAGCACCCGGAAGTCATGGGGCTTATGGGTTATACCGAAGGCAAGGGACACGTGATTCAGTCAACTGAAGACATCGACCAACTTCCAACCATGGATAAAGTCTGTCTGGTTTCCCAATCGACAATGTTCACGCATGAATTTCACGAACTCTCCGTTTACTTAAAGGGTAATTATCCCGATGCGGTTGTCATCGATACCATATGTGGAGCAACTAAAGAACGCCAAACGGGTGTTGTCGAACTTGCAGCACAAGGAGCCGAGGCGATTGTTGTTATTGGTGGTAAGCACTCTGCCAATACACGAAAACTCGCCCTACTGGCAAAACAACAGAAGCTTCCAACCTACCATATCGAAACGTGGGATGATTTGGATATCGAAGAGATCATGAATTTTCAAACCGTAGGAGTAACAGCGGGAGCTTCCACACCAGACTTCATCATTGACGACGTCTGCACAAAGCTGGAAGCGGTTTAA
- the rdgB gene encoding RdgB/HAM1 family non-canonical purine NTP pyrophosphatase: MSTIYLATNNAHKVEELSAMFERENLPVTVKSAVGIGGMPEVEETESTFVGNATLKVMALADRLGEGEYALADDSGIEVDVLDGAPGIYSARFAGASASDGANLAKLLILISQVPENNRGAQFACSLVLVNAKGERFSFSDICRGRLIPESRGERGFGYDPAFIPEGYDETFGELDWSVKSRISHRAKALQQLVSWLKDNL, from the coding sequence ACAAACAATGCGCATAAAGTTGAGGAACTTTCGGCTATGTTTGAAAGAGAGAATCTTCCCGTAACGGTGAAAAGTGCCGTTGGAATTGGAGGTATGCCTGAGGTTGAAGAAACCGAAAGCACGTTTGTAGGGAACGCCACTTTGAAGGTGATGGCCCTGGCGGATCGTCTTGGTGAAGGTGAGTATGCATTGGCTGATGATAGTGGAATCGAGGTAGATGTCCTGGATGGAGCTCCCGGTATTTATTCAGCTCGTTTTGCAGGCGCAAGTGCATCGGATGGAGCCAATCTTGCCAAGCTGTTGATTTTAATTTCTCAGGTCCCTGAGAATAATCGAGGTGCGCAGTTTGCCTGTAGCCTGGTGTTGGTAAATGCAAAGGGTGAGCGGTTTTCATTCTCGGATATTTGTCGCGGAAGATTGATTCCTGAATCCCGTGGAGAAAGGGGATTTGGCTATGATCCTGCCTTTATTCCTGAGGGTTATGACGAGACATTCGGAGAACTTGATTGGTCAGTGAAATCAAGAATCAGTCACCGCGCAAAAGCACTGCAACAATTAGTCAGTTGGCTGAAAGATAATCTTTAA